In Notolabrus celidotus isolate fNotCel1 chromosome 22, fNotCel1.pri, whole genome shotgun sequence, one genomic interval encodes:
- the rrh gene encoding visual pigment-like receptor peropsin isoform X2, which produces MPVTGWEELVMQTGILSLSSNIVVLLMFVKFKELRTATNCIIINLALTDIGVAGIGYPMSAASDLHGSWKFGYTGCQIYAALNIFFGMASIGLLTVVAIDRYLTICRPDIEQKMTGRSYNLLILAAWLNAVFWSTMPIVGWAGYAPDPTGATCTINWRQNDASFVSYTMAVIAVNFVLPLCVMFYCYYNVTATVKRYKASNSLDSINIDWSDQMDVTKMSVVMVVMFLVAWSPYSIVCLWASFGDPRKIPAPMAIIAPLFAKSSTFYNPCIYVIANKKFRRAIIGMIRCQTRQRITINSQVPMTTSQQTLTQ; this is translated from the exons ATGCCAGTGACAGGGTGGGAGGAGCTTGTGATGCAAACAG GCATTCTCAGTTTGTCCAGTAACATCGTGGTGCTGCTcatgtttgtgaagtttaagGAGCTCCGCACTGCCACCAACTGCATCATCATCAACCTGGCGCTCACCGACATCGGAGTGGCAGGTATCGGGTACCCCATGTCTGCTGCGTCTGACCTACACGGCAGCTGGAAGTTTGGCTACACAGGATGTCAG ATCTACGCAGCTCTCAACATCTTCTTTGGCATGGCCAGTATCGGTCTGCTGACTGTGGTGGCCATCGATCGCTACCTGACCATCTGCAGACCGGACATCG agCAGAAAATGACGGGGCGGTCGTACAACCTTCTTATTCTGGCAGCGTGGTTGAACGCGGTGTTCTGGTCCACCATGCCGATAGTGGGCTGGGCAGGTTACGCTCCTGACCCCACAGGAGCCACTTGCACCATCAACTGGAGACAGAACGATGC CTCGTTTGTCTCGTACACCATGGCGGTGATTGCTGTGAACTTTGTGTTGCCTCTCTGCGTCATGTTCTACTGCTACTACAACGTGACAGCCACCGTGAAGAGGTACAAAGCCAGCAACAGTCTGGACAGCATCAACATCGACTGGTCGGACCAGATGGATGTCACCAAG ATGTccgtggtgatggtggtgatgttCCTGGTGGCCTGGTCTCCATACTCCATAGTGTGCCTCTGGGCATCTTTTGGGGACCCCAGGAAAATCCCCGCCCCCATGGCTATCATCGCTCCGCTCTTCGCTAAGTCCTCCACCTTCTACAACCCCTGTATCTACGTCATCGCCAACAAAAA GTTCAGGAGGGCCATCATCGGGATGATTCGGTGTCAAACCAGGCAGCGAATCACCATCAACTCTCAGGTTCCCATGACCACCTCCCAACAAACCCTGACCCAGTGA
- the rrh gene encoding visual pigment-like receptor peropsin isoform X1: protein MGIDSGVNISDAPYGGKSAFTQMEHNIVAGYLLTAGILSLSSNIVVLLMFVKFKELRTATNCIIINLALTDIGVAGIGYPMSAASDLHGSWKFGYTGCQIYAALNIFFGMASIGLLTVVAIDRYLTICRPDIEQKMTGRSYNLLILAAWLNAVFWSTMPIVGWAGYAPDPTGATCTINWRQNDASFVSYTMAVIAVNFVLPLCVMFYCYYNVTATVKRYKASNSLDSINIDWSDQMDVTKMSVVMVVMFLVAWSPYSIVCLWASFGDPRKIPAPMAIIAPLFAKSSTFYNPCIYVIANKKFRRAIIGMIRCQTRQRITINSQVPMTTSQQTLTQ, encoded by the exons ATGGGGATCGACTCTGGGGTCAATATTTCGGATGCACCTTACGGGGGAAAAAGTGCTTTCACCCAAATGGAGCACAACATCGTGGCTGGATATCTCCTCACTGCAG GCATTCTCAGTTTGTCCAGTAACATCGTGGTGCTGCTcatgtttgtgaagtttaagGAGCTCCGCACTGCCACCAACTGCATCATCATCAACCTGGCGCTCACCGACATCGGAGTGGCAGGTATCGGGTACCCCATGTCTGCTGCGTCTGACCTACACGGCAGCTGGAAGTTTGGCTACACAGGATGTCAG ATCTACGCAGCTCTCAACATCTTCTTTGGCATGGCCAGTATCGGTCTGCTGACTGTGGTGGCCATCGATCGCTACCTGACCATCTGCAGACCGGACATCG agCAGAAAATGACGGGGCGGTCGTACAACCTTCTTATTCTGGCAGCGTGGTTGAACGCGGTGTTCTGGTCCACCATGCCGATAGTGGGCTGGGCAGGTTACGCTCCTGACCCCACAGGAGCCACTTGCACCATCAACTGGAGACAGAACGATGC CTCGTTTGTCTCGTACACCATGGCGGTGATTGCTGTGAACTTTGTGTTGCCTCTCTGCGTCATGTTCTACTGCTACTACAACGTGACAGCCACCGTGAAGAGGTACAAAGCCAGCAACAGTCTGGACAGCATCAACATCGACTGGTCGGACCAGATGGATGTCACCAAG ATGTccgtggtgatggtggtgatgttCCTGGTGGCCTGGTCTCCATACTCCATAGTGTGCCTCTGGGCATCTTTTGGGGACCCCAGGAAAATCCCCGCCCCCATGGCTATCATCGCTCCGCTCTTCGCTAAGTCCTCCACCTTCTACAACCCCTGTATCTACGTCATCGCCAACAAAAA GTTCAGGAGGGCCATCATCGGGATGATTCGGTGTCAAACCAGGCAGCGAATCACCATCAACTCTCAGGTTCCCATGACCACCTCCCAACAAACCCTGACCCAGTGA
- the rrh gene encoding visual pigment-like receptor peropsin isoform X3, protein MFVKFKELRTATNCIIINLALTDIGVAGIGYPMSAASDLHGSWKFGYTGCQIYAALNIFFGMASIGLLTVVAIDRYLTICRPDIEQKMTGRSYNLLILAAWLNAVFWSTMPIVGWAGYAPDPTGATCTINWRQNDASFVSYTMAVIAVNFVLPLCVMFYCYYNVTATVKRYKASNSLDSINIDWSDQMDVTKMSVVMVVMFLVAWSPYSIVCLWASFGDPRKIPAPMAIIAPLFAKSSTFYNPCIYVIANKKFRRAIIGMIRCQTRQRITINSQVPMTTSQQTLTQ, encoded by the exons atgtttgtgaagtttaagGAGCTCCGCACTGCCACCAACTGCATCATCATCAACCTGGCGCTCACCGACATCGGAGTGGCAGGTATCGGGTACCCCATGTCTGCTGCGTCTGACCTACACGGCAGCTGGAAGTTTGGCTACACAGGATGTCAG ATCTACGCAGCTCTCAACATCTTCTTTGGCATGGCCAGTATCGGTCTGCTGACTGTGGTGGCCATCGATCGCTACCTGACCATCTGCAGACCGGACATCG agCAGAAAATGACGGGGCGGTCGTACAACCTTCTTATTCTGGCAGCGTGGTTGAACGCGGTGTTCTGGTCCACCATGCCGATAGTGGGCTGGGCAGGTTACGCTCCTGACCCCACAGGAGCCACTTGCACCATCAACTGGAGACAGAACGATGC CTCGTTTGTCTCGTACACCATGGCGGTGATTGCTGTGAACTTTGTGTTGCCTCTCTGCGTCATGTTCTACTGCTACTACAACGTGACAGCCACCGTGAAGAGGTACAAAGCCAGCAACAGTCTGGACAGCATCAACATCGACTGGTCGGACCAGATGGATGTCACCAAG ATGTccgtggtgatggtggtgatgttCCTGGTGGCCTGGTCTCCATACTCCATAGTGTGCCTCTGGGCATCTTTTGGGGACCCCAGGAAAATCCCCGCCCCCATGGCTATCATCGCTCCGCTCTTCGCTAAGTCCTCCACCTTCTACAACCCCTGTATCTACGTCATCGCCAACAAAAA GTTCAGGAGGGCCATCATCGGGATGATTCGGTGTCAAACCAGGCAGCGAATCACCATCAACTCTCAGGTTCCCATGACCACCTCCCAACAAACCCTGACCCAGTGA
- the LOC117806245 gene encoding cytochrome c oxidase subunit 8A, mitochondrial, translating into MSGLLRTIATRATCAAPSLRPQTVMQRASIYSRPAKGKVGAVETAIGISMFSLAILGPAGWILSHLEEYKTKE; encoded by the exons aTGTCTGGACTCCTGAGGACCATCGCGACCCGCGCGACCTGCGCTGCCCCTTCCCTGCGACCACAGACCGTCATGCAGAGGGCCAGCATCTACTCCAGACCGGCCAAGGGGAAGGTCGGAGCCGTG GAAACTGCGATTGGGATCAGCATGTTCTCCCTGGCTATCCTGGGACCAGCCGGGTGGATTCTATCTCACCTGGAGGAGTACAAGACGAAAGAGTAA